The DNA window TCGCCAACCCGGCCGGCCGGCGTGGTCTTGTCGCCGATGTGGATGAGGCCGCGCAGGAATGTCCCGGTCGTCAGCACAACGGTCGCCGTGCGGATCGAGCGCCCGTCCGACAGCAGCACCGAACGGATATGACCGTCAGCACCGATGTCGAGATCATCAACCTCACCCTCAATCACGTCGAGGCCGTGGATCATCCTGATCTCCGCCTGCATTGCCTCGCGATAGAGTTTGCGATCAGCCTGTGCCCTCGGTCCTCGCACCGCCGGACCCTTGCGGCGATTGAGCAGACGAAACTGGATGCCGGCGCGATCGGCCACACGGCCCATCAAGCCATCCAGGGCATCGATCTCACGGACAAGATGGCCCTTGCCGAGACCGCCGATGGCCGGATTACAGGACATCACGCCGATGGTGGCGAAGCGATGAGTCACGAGCGCGGTGCGGGCACCGGCACGGGCCGAGGCGGCTGCCGCCTCCGTACCTGCGTGACCGCCACCGATCACCACCACGTCATACTGCGAGGTCTGAGTCATTGAAGCTGAACCTGGGGACGAGAGGCAGCGGCGGAAAATGGTCTCCGCACTGCGCCCGCCAATGTCATGATTGAGCCCAGCTTCTACCTGAATCGCCCATCACCGTCAAAATGATGGACCCTCGAACGCCGAATGCCTGTTTCACGTGAAACATTTCGAAGGCGAATCGGAATCCGGTCATCGCGACCGAAGCGGAGCGCAATTCACAAATTCACAGGTGTTTCACGTGAAACATCCACAGCGCGCCTGCTTCATTCCGATAGCGAATCCAACGCTATTTGCCCACGCAAAAGCTAGCGAAAATGACCCCCAGCACATCTTCCACGCCAATTCGTCCAGACAATATCCCGAGGATATCCCCAGCTTCGCGCAAATGCTCCGCTCTCAACTCCAGCGGCAAATGATCTCCCTTCACGCCGATATCCAGCGCCGCCAGAAAATCCTCAAGGCACCGGCGCTGGCGCTCCCGGGTGACAATCGATGGCGTGGTGGGCGCCTGCTCCGCCAGGAACGCGCCAATCGATCGGATCAGATCGTCAAGCCCCTCCCCGCTCCGCACCGAGATGGAATGCTCAACCTCTGACGGATTTACCCAACCCTCCCGAACCAGATCGCGCTTCGTCTGCACCGCCCAGACAGGCCGGCGCTGAGACCGCAGGTCGGCCGGTGCCGGCTCACCAGTCTCCGTCAGCCAGAGCACGAGATCAGCATGCTCGGCCCGCTGCCGGGCGCGCCGAATGCCCTCGGCCTCGATCACGTCAGCCCCTTCGCGCAGGCCAGCCGTATCGACGAGCGTCACAGGATAGCCTCCAAGATCGAGGTGAACCTCCAGGCTGTCCCGCGTGGTGCCAGGGATATCCGTGACGATGGCGACATCGCGCCGGCTGAGGGCATTGAGGAGGCTGGACTTGCCGGCATTGGGCGGACCGACCAGAGCCACCTCGAAGCCGCTTCGAAGACGCTCGCCGAAATGGGCGCCGACAAGATGGCCGCGCACCTCATCGGCAAGATCGCCCATGTCCGACCAGATGCTGTCGGCCACCGACCCGGGCACATCTTCCTCGTCGGAAAAATCGAGTTCCGCCTCGATCATCGCCCGTGCGTGGAGCAGCCGCGAACGCCAGCCTTCCACGAGCACTGCCAGCCCGCCATCCGCCTGCCGCAGGGCCTGCCGGCGCTGAGCCTCCGTCTCGGCATCGATCAGGTCGGCGATGCCCTCCACCTCCGTGAGATCGAGCTTGCCGTTCTCGAACGCCCGACGCGTGAAGTCTCCCGCCTGCGCAAGGCGAAGCCCATCCAGCGATCCAAAAGCCCGCAGCATGGCCGCGACGACGGCACGGCCACCATGCAGATGCAATTCGGCCATATCCTCCCCGGTAGCGCTGGCCGGCCCTTCGAAGAAGATGAGGAGACCCCGGTCGATCAGTCCGCCATCCGCCGGGTCGCGAAAGGCGCGAAGCACAGCGCGGCGCGGCGGTGGCACGGAACCCGAAATCTTTTCGAGTCCGAATCGAACGCGCGGACCGCTCAGCCGTATGACCGCAATGCCGGAGGGCGGTGCGCCGGACGACAAGGCAAAGATCGTATCCGTCGTTTCATCGGCATGAACCATGCCGGGTCTCCTGTCTTCTATCGCGGGTGCAAAGCCGTTAGCTTCGGGCCGTCGCCGCGCCAGCCAATGCCACGTTCAGGCCAAGATGAGAAGAGGACGCGATC is part of the Hartmannibacter diazotrophicus genome and encodes:
- the mnmE gene encoding tRNA uridine-5-carboxymethylaminomethyl(34) synthesis GTPase MnmE, whose protein sequence is MVHADETTDTIFALSSGAPPSGIAVIRLSGPRVRFGLEKISGSVPPPRRAVLRAFRDPADGGLIDRGLLIFFEGPASATGEDMAELHLHGGRAVVAAMLRAFGSLDGLRLAQAGDFTRRAFENGKLDLTEVEGIADLIDAETEAQRRQALRQADGGLAVLVEGWRSRLLHARAMIEAELDFSDEEDVPGSVADSIWSDMGDLADEVRGHLVGAHFGERLRSGFEVALVGPPNAGKSSLLNALSRRDVAIVTDIPGTTRDSLEVHLDLGGYPVTLVDTAGLREGADVIEAEGIRRARQRAEHADLVLWLTETGEPAPADLRSQRRPVWAVQTKRDLVREGWVNPSEVEHSISVRSGEGLDDLIRSIGAFLAEQAPTTPSIVTRERQRRCLEDFLAALDIGVKGDHLPLELRAEHLREAGDILGILSGRIGVEDVLGVIFASFCVGK